The following coding sequences are from one Primulina eburnea isolate SZY01 chromosome 15, ASM2296580v1, whole genome shotgun sequence window:
- the LOC140814703 gene encoding pentatricopeptide repeat-containing protein At2g03880, mitochondrial-like, which produces MYKLASRACRSLSAEIDGTHKFLIEANQYLGGLLNSGGCDEARKVFDEMPVRDVCTWNTMLSGYANSGRLVEARKLFDDAPKRSVITWSSLISGYCKMGCEIESFELFWEMRIQGFRPSEFTLGSVLRLCSIKGFLSGGRQIHGYAIKTSFDMDAFVVTGIIDLYAKCLHVLEAKYLFERMQGRKNHVTWTAMINGYSLNGDVVDAMDCFREMKADGAEANQYTFPGVLTACAAVSNIEFGTQVHSCVVRGGFDSNVFVQSALVDMYAKCGDLSRAWKVVESMQDDDLISWNAMIVGCVRQDVPGQALSLFVMMHAKGMELDEFTYPSVINSLASIKDEKNGKSLHALVTKSGFDGYKLVSNALIDMYAKQDNLVCAFQLLNFSVDKDVISWTSVITGYAHNGHHEEGLKLFCKMRMDEVDVDQVVIASILSSSAELALLDFGKQVHGNSIKSGHGSSLLVNNSLVSLYANCGCLEDTRKVFDSMKICNVITWTALIVGYAQNRKGLESLHIYDEMIASGIKPDFITFVGLLFACSHAGLVERGRYYFESMQKDYGIRPGPNHYACMIDLLGRSGKMHEAEELLNKMDVKPDTAVWKALLAACRMHRNINLAKRAATALLELNPRDSVPYVVLSNIYSSTEKWKEAAAVRKKMKSKGLGKEPGCSWIEMNSKAHIFMCEDRSHPKANEIYLKLDEVLMLIKEAGYVPDTNFALHDINEEAKECGLAFHSEKLAVAFGILYVPMGAPIRIYKNLRVCGDCHNAVKFISQVYQRHIVLRDSNCFHHFREGICSCADFW; this is translated from the coding sequence ATGTACAAATTGGCTTCTCGTGCATGTAGAAGTTTGAGTGCTGAGATTGACGGTACACATAAATTTCTGATTGAAGCGAATCAATATTTGGGTGGGTTGTTGAATTCCGGTGGATGTGATGAAGCTAGAAAAGTGTTCGATGAAATGCCCGTGAGGGATGTGTGTACATGGAATACGATGTTATCTGGGTATGCAAATTCGGGAAGGCTTGTCGAAGCAAGAAAACTATTCGATGATGCTCCAAAAAGGAGTGTAATTACTTGGTCTTCACTTATTTCAGGGTACTGCAAAATGGGTTGTGAAATTGAAAGTTTTGAATTGTTCTGGGAGATGCGAATTCAGGGTTTCAGGCCTAGTGAGTTCACATTGGGCAGTGTCCTTAGACTATGCTCTATAAAGGGTTTTCTTTCAGGTGGCAGACAAATTCATGGTTATGCCATCAAGACTAGTTTTGATATGGATGCTTTTGTTGTTACTGGAATCATTGATTTGTATGCAAAATGCTTGCATGTTTTGGAAGCAAAGTATCTTTTTGAGAGAATGCAAGGTAGGAAAAATCATGTAACTTGGACTGCCATGATTAATGGGTATTCTTTAAATGGTGATGTTGTGGACGCAATGGACTGTTTTAGGGAAATGAAGGCAGATGGGGCTGAGGCTAACCAATATACTTTTCCAGGAGTGCTCACAGCATGTGCGGCTGTGTCTAATATTGAATTCGGGACACAAGTGCATAGTTGTGTTGTTCGTGGTGGTTTTGATTCTAATGTGTTTGTTCAAAGTGCGTTGGTTGATATGTATGCAAAATGTGGAGACCTGAGTAGGGCGTGGAAAGTGGTGGAATCGATGCAGGATGATGATTTGATTTCATGGAATGCTATGATTGTTGGGTGTGTAAGACAGGATGTTCCGGGACAAGCATTATCTTTATTCGTAATGATGCATGCAAAAGGGATGGAACTAGATGAATTTACATATCCCTCAGTTATTAACTCTTTAGCTTCAATAAAAGACGAGAAGAATGGCAAATCTCTTCACGCTTTGGTTACGAAATCTGGATTTGATGGGTACAAACTAGTGAGCAATGCTCTTATTGATATGTATGCCAAGCAGGATAATTTAGTTTGTGCATTTCAATTGTTAAATTTTTCTGTGGACAAGGATGTGATCTCTTGGACATCTGTCATTACTGGTTATGCTCACAATGGACATCATGAAGAAGGTCTGAAGTTGTTCTGTAAAATGAGAATGGATGAAGTGGATGTCGACCAAGTTGTCATAGCCAGCATTTTGAGTTCAAGTGCGGAGTTGGCTTTGTTAGATTTTGGGAAGCAAGTGCATGGAAATTCAATAAAATCTGGGCATGGTTCGTCCTTGCTCGTTAATAATTCTCTCGTGTCATTGTATGCGAATTGTGGTTGCTTGGAAGACACGAGAAAGGTTTTTGACTCTATGAAAATTTGTAATGTGATCACTTGGACTGCTCTAATTGTTGGCTATGCCCAAAATCGTAAAGGATTGGAGTCTCTTCATATTTATGATGAAATGATAGCTAGCGGAATAAAGCCTGATTTTATTACTTTTGTAGGATTGCTTTTTGCTTGCAGTCATGCAGGCCTTGTTGAACGTGGCCGCTATTACTTTGAATCCATGCAAAAAGATTATGGAATAAGACCTGGTCCAAATCATTATGCTTGTATGATTGATCTTTTAGGTCGATCAGGGAAAATGCATGAGGCAGAGGAGTTATTAAATAAAATGGACGTCAAACCTGACACAGCGGTTTGGAAAGCATTGCTTGCTGCTTGTAGAATGCATAGGAATATTAATTTGGCAAAGAGAGCTGCAACTGCCCTTTTAGAACTGAACCCTCGAGATTCTGTTCCATATGTTGTGTTATCTAATATTTATTCATCAACTGAAAAGTGGAAAGAAGCTGCTGCAGTTAGAAAAAAGATGAAATCAAAGGGTTTGGGAAAGGAGCCTGGATGTAGTTGGATCGAGATGAATAGCAAAGCACATATATTTATGTGTGAAGATCGGAGCCATCCAAAGGCGAATGAGATTTACTTGAAACTTGATGAAGTCTTAATGTTAATCAAGGAAGCTGGATATGTTCCTGACACAAATTTTGCTCTTCATGATATCAATGAAGAGGCTAAGGAATGTGGTCTTGCCTTTCATAGCGAAAAATTGGCCGTCGCTTTTGGGATCCTTTATGTTCCAATGGGGGCTCCGATTCGGATATACAAGAACCTACGGGTTTGTGGCGACTGCCATAATGCTGTGAAGTTTATATCACAGGTTTATCAACGTCATATTGTCCTTAGGGATTCAAATTGTTTTCATCATTTCAGAGAAGGAATATGCTCATGTGCAGACTTTTGGTAG